One Anopheles marshallii chromosome 3, idAnoMarsDA_429_01, whole genome shotgun sequence genomic region harbors:
- the LOC128713300 gene encoding uncharacterized protein LOC128713300 produces the protein MWKKFVHVGFIICVLYHRNILQFSVALLLLTVHLTLASESTVTSAKLINDPQPQPTTSLASLYRSARDDYNSRRHCANCGPGYERDMRTYGRQTGVTGYYSGMGAIEDDRNWYYRPESFDDRYRGGVMQASYSGSYRQPPYMGYDYDRYMQRPDDRGYGYGYPGGMAMRTNYYDGGAGRMPYYPDMMRGYGYRGNGYDNLDPQYAYYMMQRGNPNGMQNRDRYYGSQGYYDDRMSYGGQYDQKNFRPWDQTYRGISGFDNSGRGYYFASRPLTSSSSSPLSSPSSSLSAHASYHVQSHPAPEPGYGGQTGGYDPHSTGHQSASYRPGGQQQYHHQQQQQPQHHGSDRPDYEPSDSTSNCCKNRYPETSSHQGGSYSAHNTGKPSYGGGESAHRPSGSWNYVNSGTTSGSGDFNHGVNTGHVGVSINTHGSYGEHHNGPGQYPGGGTGSASAHEYGGNRGNAHRRESDNRQQSVAYGGRPRPTSLGDTSYLMDRNDNHNNRVPTDKDSARPASDESDKRAKSDIEPFTSDQSVDQNDIDGSVQTQTPKNTPQT, from the exons ATGTGGAAG AAATTTGTTCACGTGGGTTTTATTATATGCGTTTTATATCATCGGAATATATTGCAGTTTTCAGTTGCATTACTACTGTTGACGGTGCATCTGACACTTGCTTCGGAAAGCACTGTCACGTCAGCAAAGCTTATTAATGATCCACAACCGCAACCAACCACATCTCTCGCGAGCCTCTACCGTAGTGCTAGAGATGATTACAACTCCAGACGGCACTGTGCTAACTGTGGCCCAGGATACGAGAGAGATATGCGAACCTATGGACGGCAAACAGGCGTTACCGGATACTACAGTGGCATGGGCGCGATCGAAGACGATCGCAACTGGTACTATCGTCCGGAGAGTTTTGACGATCGCTACCGAGGCGGAGTAATGCAGGCATCTTATTCTGGATCATACAGGCAACCTCCTTACATGGG ATACGATTATGATCGGTACATGCAACGGCCGGATGATAGGGGATATGGATATGGTTATCCAGGTGGTATGGCGATGAGGACCAACTACTATGATGGAGGTGCCGGTAGGATGCCCTACTATCCTGACATGATGCGCGGCTACGGCTATCGCGGCAACGGATACGATAATCTTGACCCGCAGTACGCATACTACATGATGCAACGTGGCAACCCCAACGGGATGCAGAACAGGG ATCGTTACTATGGCTCTCAAGGCTACTACGATGATCGAATGAGTTACGGTGGGCAATACGATCAGAAGAATTTCAGACCATGGGATCAAACGTACAG AGGAATATCTGGTTTTGATAATTCTGGACGTGGTTATTATTTTGCAAGTCGTCCCTTGACATCATCCTCTTCATCACCACTATCATCACCTTCATCATCCTTGTCCGCACATGCATCATACCATGTTCAATCACATCCGGCACCGGAACCGGGCTACGGTGGTCAAACCGGTGGTTACGATCCACATTCGACCGGTCACCAAAGTGCCAGCTATCGTCCGGGtggacagcagcagtaccaccaccaacaacaacaacaaccacagcacCATGGATCGGATCGACCCGACTATGAGCCATCGGATTCGACATcaaactgttgcaaaaatcggTATCCAGAAACATCATCGCATCAAGGCGGTTCCTATTCTGCTCACAATACTGGCAAACCGAGTTACGGTGGTGGAGAAAGTGCTCACAGACCCTCCGGGAGCTGGAATTATGTGAATAGTGGTACAACATCTGGCAGCGGTGATTTCAACCATGGAGTCAATACCGGGCATGTTGGGGTAAGCATCAACACCCACGGCTCTTATGGAGAACACCATAACGGTCCGGGACAGTATCCAGGAGGTGGAACCGGCAGTGCCAGTGCCCATGAGTACGGGGGAAATCGGGGAAACGCTCATCGTCGAGAATCAGATAATCGTCAGCAAAG CGTTGCCTATGGTGGACGTCCGCGGCCAACGTCACTAGGCGACACCAGTTACTTGATGGATCGAAATGATAACCACAACAATCGTGTTCCTACGGATAAAGATTCCGCACGACCTGCAAGTGATGAGAGCGACAAACGTGCTAAATCAGACATCGAACCCTTTACCTCTGATCAGTCCGTGGATCAAAATGACATCGATGGGAGTGTCCAAACGCAGACGCCAAAAAACACTCCCCAGACGTAA
- the LOC128713454 gene encoding chondroitin sulfate N-acetylgalactosaminyltransferase 1 — MVRLVGSKLLARLLLLISSVTLISLMVLTRCGLGGLIVKENASIISDSGNGAESDAEVNYVGERKPPLALEYVQQQSHYQSDAEQQQNGYLQMLQQREEENLKEVAKLTAEIKALKLQILQLKNRLNSAGIGMLQAGVADGTSYSYVANDSSSMLANANAQPPQMTHDCTAFIRRQVGSAEILHGLPLNNEYELIPFNHFTFSRVYPIELGLGKRVVEKPIGYKRKDLLSALNKGLETLNRNISAATLRYTLDDFIEGIYRNEPTTGTQYELYFRTKEFQNRTQQQQQVTPHHESHTHGTTKLIVMRPFASLQTVQFEAYPKQHEKEIIYIILPLSGRISTFQSFMEKYVKIALKHDRRVHLTVVYFGEEGLAEARTIMTRVIGMKNSGATNSNLKLLALNETFSRAKALRVGAENVWNSQAGKNSDILLFMCDVDIVFSAKFLDRCRWNTKPNKKVYYPVVFSLYNPHVVYTLQGKDVPPETDQLVISKDSGFWRDFGYGMTCQYRSDFLRVRGFDEEIIGWGGEDVMLYRKYVRSHIKVIRATDPGVFHIWHPKVCTGPIMSLSAVNQRLTPDQYRACIRSRALNEASHAQLGFLAFRDDIAANEYLLAQGAKLNQDSNATKSNLIHSENSLVQNTTMYSRDSIKIAAGPSGTLSRGVNGKKAT; from the exons ATGGTACGCTTGGTGGGATCGAAGCTGCTAGCCAGGCTATTACTACTGATATCGTCCGTCACGTTGATATCGCTGATGGTATTAACTCGCTGTGGTTTAGGCGGACTAATAGTTAAAGAAAATGCATCGATCATCAGTGATTCTGGCAATGGGGCAGAGAGCGATGCTGAAGTCAACTATGTCGGTGAACGGAAGCCTCCATTGGCACTCGAATATGTTCAGCAGCAAAGCCACTACCAATCAGATGCTGAACAACAGCAGAACGGTTACTTGCAAATGTTGCAACAGCGCGAGGAAGAAAACCTCAAAGAGGTAGCGAAACTGACGGCTGaaataaaagctttaaaaCTCCAGATCTTACAGTTGAAAAATAGATTAAACAGTGCTGGAATAGGTATGCTGCAGGCAGGTGTGGCAGATGGAACTTCCTACAGTTATGTAGCAAATGATAGTAGCTCGATGCTAGCTAACGCTAACGCCCAACCGCCCCAAATGACGCATGATTGTACAGCATTCATAAGACGGCAGGTGGGATCGGCCGAGATATTGCACGGTTTGCCGCTAAACAACGAGTATGAGCTAATCCCATTCAATCATTTCACCTTCAGCCGGGTCTATCCGATCGAACTCGGACTCGGAAAACGAGTCGTCGAAAAACCAATTGGCTACAAAAGAAAGGATCTTTTGAGCGCTCTAAACAAGGGACTGGAGACCCTCAATCGGAACATTTCGGCAGCAACTTTGCGCTACACGTTGGATGATTTTATTGAAGGCATATATCGCAACGAGCCCACAACCGGCACACAGTACGAGCTGTATTTTCGTACGAAGGAATTCCAGAATCGAactcaacagcaacagcaagtgACGCCACATCATGaatcacacacgcacggtACCACGAAGCTGATAGTCATGCGACCGTTTGCTTCATTGCAGACAGTGCAGTTCGAAGCTTATCCcaaacaacacgaaaaagaaatcatttatATTATCCTTCCGCTCTCCGGCCGCATCAGTACGTTCCAAAGCTTCATGGAGAAATACGTGAAGATAGCTCTCAAGCATGATAGACGTGTACATCTAACCGTCGTCTATTTCGGCGAGGAAGGACTAGCGGAGGCGCGAACGATTATGACCCGAGTCATTGGAATGAAGAACAGTGGAGCCACCAACTCCAACTTGAAGCTGCTCGCACtcaatgaaacattttcccgAG CAAAAGCGTTACGAGTGGGAGCGGAAAATGTGTGGAACTCACAGGCAGGCAAGAACAGCGACATACTGCTGTTCATGTGCGATGTCGATATCGTATTTAGTGCTAAATTCCTAGATAGATGTAGATGgaacaccaaaccaaacaaaaag GTATATTATCCAGTGGTCTTCAGTCTTTACAACCCACATGTCGTCTATACACTGCAGGGCAAAGATGTGCCTCCGGAAACGGATCAGTTGGTCATCTCGAAAGATTCGGGGTTTTGGCGAGACTTTGGGTACGGCATGACCTGTCAGTATCGCTCCGACTTTTTACGAGTGCGTGGCTTTGACGAGGAGATCATCGGTTGGGGCGGAGAAGATGTGATGCTATATCGCAAGTACGTTCGCTCTCATATCAAGGTAATACGGGCTACCGATCCGGGAGTTTTCCACATCTGGCATCCAAAAGTGTGCACCGGACCGATTATGTCGTTATCCGCTGTCAACCAGCGGCTTACTCCCGACCAGTACCGGGCCTGCATTCGTTCACGCGCCCTCAACGAAGCTTCACATGCGCAGCTTGGTTTTCTAGCTTTTCGAGATGATATTGCGGCAAACGAATATTTGCTAGCGCAAGGTGCCAAACTTAACCAAGATTCCAATGCGACCAAAAGTAACCTCATCCACTCGGAGAACAGTTTGGTGCAAAACACCACAATGTACAGCAGAGATAGCATCAAGATTGCTGCAGGACCGAGTGGGACGCTGAGTAGGGGTGTCAATGGTAAGAAAGCCACATGA
- the LOC128713301 gene encoding vesicle-associated membrane protein 3, which translates to MSTPEAGNSNGFPKLPPPPTDSTQPSGANGSNNATSNRLKQTQAQVDEVVGIMRVNVEKVLERDQKLSELDQRADALQHGASQFEQQAGKLKRKQWWANMKMMIIMGVIGVVLLIIIILWIVPSGGSYSSPAIETPATTVKQEVTETPQL; encoded by the exons ATGTCGACTCCTGAAGCTGGAAACTCAAATGG TTTTCCTAAATTACCGCCTCCACCAACGGACAGTACGCAGCCGTCTGGCGCTAATGGTTCCAACAATGCCACCTCGAATCGACTGAAGCAGACACAAGCGCAGGTTGACGAAGTGGTCGGCATTATGCGCGTGAACGTGGAAAAAGTATTAGAACGCGATCAAAAACTTTCCGAACTGGATCAGCGGGCCGATGCACTACAGCACGGTGCATCGCAATTCGAACAGCAAGCCGGCAAACTGAAGAGAAAACAATGGTGGGCCaacatgaagatgatgatcatCATGGGCGTCATTGGTGTGGTGCTGTTAATAATTATCATTC TTTGGATTGTTCCGAGTGGTGGATCTTACAGTTCTCCTGCGATTGAAACACCCGCAACAACGGTTAAGCAGGAGGTAACCGAAACACCGCAGCTATGA